From Procambarus clarkii isolate CNS0578487 chromosome 49, FALCON_Pclarkii_2.0, whole genome shotgun sequence, a single genomic window includes:
- the LOC138351348 gene encoding peptidyl-prolyl cis-trans isomerase E-like isoform X1 — MASSNKRILYVGGLADEVTDDVLRSAFIPFGDVVDIQIPLDYETEKHRGFAFIEFELPEDALAAIDNMNESELFGRTIRVNLAKPQKAKEGSSRAVWADDEWLNKYAGATLDGEGGEGENGAPDSTKTPTEGIKRPAEETQEEEPKTKKKTNPQVYFDIKIGKSLIGRIVMQLRADVVPKTVENFRCLCTHEKGYGYQGSTFHRIIPGFMCQGGDFTNHNGTGGRAIYGAKFEDENFKLRHTGPGILSMANSGPNSNGSQFFLTTERTEWLDNKHVVFGQVVTGLDVIRKMEKCGTKSGKPTEKVIISNCGELV, encoded by the exons ATGGCAAGCAGCAACAAGAGGATACTCTACGTCG GTGGTCTGGCAGATGAGGTGACAGATGACGTCCTGAGGTCTGCCTTCATTCCATTTGGAGATGTTGTAGATATACAGATTCCTCTTGACTACGAAACAGAGAAACACAGAGGCTTTGCATTTATTGAGTTTGAATTGCCCGAAGATGCCCTTGCTGCAATTGATAATATG AATGAGAGTGAGCTGTTTGGTCGTACAATACGTGTAAATCTAGCCAAACCACAGAAAGCTAAGGAAGGTTCATCACGTGCTGTATGGGCCGATGATGAGTGGCTGAATAAGTATGCAGGTGCAACATtagatggtgaaggtggagaGGGAGAAAATGGAGCTCCAGATAGTACTAAAACACCTACTGAAGGTATCAAGCGGCCAGCAGAAGAAACA CAGGAAGAAGAACCAAAGACGAAGAAAAAGACAAACCCGCAGGTGTACTTTGATATTAAAATTGGCAAGAGTCTAATTGGAAGAATAGTCATGCAGTTGAGAGCCGATGTCGTTCCTAAGACTGTTGAG AATTTCCGATGTCTGTGTACTCACGAAAAGGGTTATGGCTACCAAGGATCCACTTTCCACCGCATTATTCCTGGCTTCATGTGCCAGGGAGGAGACTTTACCAACCACAATGGAACAGGAGGACGTGCTATATATGGTGCAAAATTTGAAGATGAAAACTTCAAGTTGAGGCACACAG GTCCAGGAATACTTTCTATGGCAAACTCAGGTCCCAACAGTAATGGGTCTCAGTTTTTCCTGACCACGGAGCGGACGGAATGGCTGGACAACAAGCATGTTGTCTTTGGACAGGTTGTCACTGGCTTGGACGTAATAAGAAAAATGGAG AAATGTGGAACCAAGTCTGGAAAGCCAACAGAAAAGGTCATCATTTCCAACTGCGGTGAACTTGTTTAG
- the LOC138351348 gene encoding peptidyl-prolyl cis-trans isomerase E-like isoform X2: MASSNKRILYVGGLADEVTDDVLRSAFIPFGDVVDIQIPLDYETEKHRGFAFIEFELPEDALAAIDNMNESELFGRTIRVNLAKPQKAKEGSSRAVWADDEWLNKYAGATLDGEGGEGENGAPDSTKTPTEGIKRPAEETEEEPKTKKKTNPQVYFDIKIGKSLIGRIVMQLRADVVPKTVENFRCLCTHEKGYGYQGSTFHRIIPGFMCQGGDFTNHNGTGGRAIYGAKFEDENFKLRHTGPGILSMANSGPNSNGSQFFLTTERTEWLDNKHVVFGQVVTGLDVIRKMEKCGTKSGKPTEKVIISNCGELV, from the exons ATGGCAAGCAGCAACAAGAGGATACTCTACGTCG GTGGTCTGGCAGATGAGGTGACAGATGACGTCCTGAGGTCTGCCTTCATTCCATTTGGAGATGTTGTAGATATACAGATTCCTCTTGACTACGAAACAGAGAAACACAGAGGCTTTGCATTTATTGAGTTTGAATTGCCCGAAGATGCCCTTGCTGCAATTGATAATATG AATGAGAGTGAGCTGTTTGGTCGTACAATACGTGTAAATCTAGCCAAACCACAGAAAGCTAAGGAAGGTTCATCACGTGCTGTATGGGCCGATGATGAGTGGCTGAATAAGTATGCAGGTGCAACATtagatggtgaaggtggagaGGGAGAAAATGGAGCTCCAGATAGTACTAAAACACCTACTGAAGGTATCAAGCGGCCAGCAGAAGAAACA GAAGAAGAACCAAAGACGAAGAAAAAGACAAACCCGCAGGTGTACTTTGATATTAAAATTGGCAAGAGTCTAATTGGAAGAATAGTCATGCAGTTGAGAGCCGATGTCGTTCCTAAGACTGTTGAG AATTTCCGATGTCTGTGTACTCACGAAAAGGGTTATGGCTACCAAGGATCCACTTTCCACCGCATTATTCCTGGCTTCATGTGCCAGGGAGGAGACTTTACCAACCACAATGGAACAGGAGGACGTGCTATATATGGTGCAAAATTTGAAGATGAAAACTTCAAGTTGAGGCACACAG GTCCAGGAATACTTTCTATGGCAAACTCAGGTCCCAACAGTAATGGGTCTCAGTTTTTCCTGACCACGGAGCGGACGGAATGGCTGGACAACAAGCATGTTGTCTTTGGACAGGTTGTCACTGGCTTGGACGTAATAAGAAAAATGGAG AAATGTGGAACCAAGTCTGGAAAGCCAACAGAAAAGGTCATCATTTCCAACTGCGGTGAACTTGTTTAG